A genomic segment from Truepera sp. encodes:
- a CDS encoding lactoylglutathione lyase family protein: protein MSKPYPRAFSHIGLSVSDIDRSYKFYTEVLGFYTIMPPTEVEQDDSAIGIMCDRVFGAGWGRFKIAHLSTADKVGIELFEFPDNYPPQNNLEYRKLGIFHFCIQDPDIETLAKKIVDAGGKQRMPISEYYPGKKPYRMVYCEDPDGNLLELYSHSYELTYSPGAYQHQLDE from the coding sequence ATGAGCAAGCCATATCCCCGCGCGTTCTCGCATATCGGCCTCTCGGTCAGCGACATCGACCGTTCGTATAAGTTCTACACAGAGGTCCTCGGGTTCTACACCATCATGCCCCCAACCGAAGTCGAGCAGGACGACAGCGCAATCGGAATAATGTGCGACCGCGTGTTCGGTGCAGGCTGGGGGCGGTTCAAGATTGCTCACCTGTCAACCGCCGATAAGGTTGGAATTGAGCTCTTCGAGTTCCCGGACAACTACCCTCCCCAGAACAACCTCGAGTATCGCAAGCTCGGCATATTCCACTTCTGCATCCAGGATCCAGACATCGAAACGCTGGCCAAGAAGATCGTGGACGCAGGCGGCAAGCAGCGTATGCCGATAAGCGAGTACTATCCCGGCAAGAAGCCGTATCGAATGGTCTACTGCGAAGACCCGGATGGCAACCTCCTCGAGCTGTATTCACACAGCTATGAACTTACCTACTCCCCCGGCGCCTACCAGCATCAGCTCGACGAGTAA
- a CDS encoding C-terminal binding protein, whose product MTVRRARIVISDYDYGDVEVERAIIEGAGHELVALQCRTDEELAREAAGAVGILCQYCRVGAKTIQAIDSLRHIARYGVGVDIVDVAAAAERGVLVTNVPHDYCLDEVADHAMALMLALTRKLRVYDRAVQDGVWHWQSGRPLYRLRGSVMGILSLGNIGRAIAARAQAFGFEVIAHDPYVNDGVFNETGVERVSFDALLRRSDVLMNQVPLTKETRGLIGVDELRSMKPTAYLVNTGRGPTVDNQALREALDDGRLAGAALDDLEEEPAKRRDWTPTESPLVGHPKVIVTPHVAYYSEASIETARSFASEEIVRVLAGKPPRTPVNPK is encoded by the coding sequence GTGACCGTTCGCCGCGCCAGGATCGTCATCAGCGACTACGACTATGGCGACGTGGAAGTGGAGCGCGCGATTATCGAGGGTGCCGGACACGAGCTGGTTGCCCTCCAGTGCCGTACCGATGAGGAGCTCGCCAGAGAAGCTGCGGGCGCTGTAGGCATCCTCTGCCAATACTGCCGCGTCGGCGCGAAGACAATCCAAGCGATCGACTCGCTGCGGCACATCGCCCGCTACGGCGTCGGCGTGGACATCGTGGACGTGGCCGCGGCTGCCGAGCGCGGCGTCCTCGTGACCAACGTCCCGCACGACTACTGTCTAGACGAAGTCGCCGATCACGCCATGGCGCTGATGCTCGCTCTGACCCGCAAGCTCCGTGTTTACGATCGCGCCGTCCAGGACGGAGTCTGGCACTGGCAAAGTGGCCGCCCGCTATACCGGCTTCGCGGCAGCGTGATGGGCATATTGTCGCTGGGCAACATCGGTCGCGCAATCGCCGCCCGCGCTCAGGCGTTCGGGTTTGAGGTGATTGCCCACGACCCCTACGTGAATGACGGCGTGTTCAATGAGACTGGCGTCGAGCGCGTGTCGTTCGACGCGCTCCTCCGGCGCTCGGACGTCCTGATGAACCAAGTACCGCTCACCAAAGAAACGCGAGGACTGATCGGTGTCGACGAGCTGAGATCCATGAAGCCGACCGCCTACCTCGTCAACACTGGCCGCGGGCCCACCGTCGACAACCAGGCCCTCCGCGAGGCGCTCGACGATGGGCGGCTCGCAGGCGCGGCGCTGGACGACCTAGAGGAGGAGCCAGCCAAGCGGCGCGACTGGACGCCGACCGAGAGTCCCCTAGTCGGACATCCCAAGGTTATCGTCACGCCACATGTGGCGTACTACTCGGAGGCGTCCATCGAAACAGCCCGGAGCTTCGCGAGCGAGGAGATCGTGCGCGTCCTCGCGGGCAAGCCGCCGCGGACGCCTGTGAACCCGAAGTAG
- a CDS encoding dihydrodipicolinate synthase family protein codes for MKHPVLAATLTPFGPDGSLALERLPDYLAFLIGHGVDGFLALGTNGEFASLAVDEREHVLEAHVAAAQGRRVVANVGGTVAHEVLRLAAHAARVGASDVSLLPPYYFPITEPAFAELARRVADAFGGPIYLYNIPRYTRFSIPVATVTALAVEGVCVGIKDSSQDLSYLRAVRVAVPYLDFLMGSDTTLLEGLEAGASGIASGMANTFPDVVVGATRAFEDGVDLAPWAERIHTLRKLFGAHPYLMATRTAIRLRGVDLGPVRTPLADLSDDERARVEQALAPILTDLEAM; via the coding sequence GTGAAGCACCCCGTCCTCGCTGCCACCTTGACGCCGTTTGGACCCGACGGCAGCCTCGCGCTCGAGCGCCTACCTGACTACCTGGCCTTTCTGATCGGCCATGGCGTCGATGGCTTCCTAGCGCTCGGGACTAACGGCGAGTTCGCCTCGCTGGCGGTCGATGAGCGCGAACATGTACTCGAGGCGCACGTCGCTGCCGCGCAAGGACGACGGGTGGTCGCCAACGTCGGCGGCACCGTCGCCCACGAAGTCCTGAGGCTGGCAGCCCACGCGGCACGCGTCGGCGCCAGCGACGTGTCGCTGCTGCCCCCCTACTACTTCCCAATCACCGAGCCGGCCTTCGCCGAGCTAGCGCGTCGCGTCGCCGACGCCTTCGGCGGGCCGATCTACCTCTACAACATCCCGCGCTACACTCGCTTCAGCATCCCCGTCGCCACCGTCACGGCGCTCGCGGTCGAGGGGGTGTGCGTCGGCATCAAGGACAGCTCGCAGGACCTTTCGTACCTGCGGGCGGTCCGAGTGGCGGTCCCCTACCTCGACTTCCTGATGGGCAGCGACACCACGCTGCTCGAAGGGTTGGAGGCCGGCGCCTCGGGGATCGCCTCAGGTATGGCTAACACCTTCCCCGACGTGGTGGTGGGCGCGACCCGGGCCTTCGAAGATGGCGTTGACCTCGCGCCTTGGGCTGAGCGCATCCACACCCTGCGCAAGCTATTCGGTGCGCACCCCTACCTGATGGCGACGCGCACCGCGATACGGCTGCGCGGCGTCGACCTCGGCCCAGTCCGCACGCCGCTCGCCGACCTGAGCGACGACGAGCGCGCGCGGGTCGAGCAGGCGCTCGCGCCGATCCTCACCGATTTGGAGGCGATGTGA
- a CDS encoding arsenate reductase ArsC has translation MNVLFLCSGNSCRSIIAEAVFNHLAPAGWKAMSAGSQPTGQVHPRTLALLERSGIATEGLRSKSWEGLPEAPDIVITVCSSAAGEACPSYLGPVPRANWEVEDPARVTGADAEIDAAFASAYLVLRARIEAFLTLPLRELSHDRELLKTELDRVGTLLG, from the coding sequence GTGAACGTCCTGTTCCTCTGCAGCGGCAACTCCTGTCGCTCGATCATCGCTGAGGCAGTGTTCAACCACCTTGCCCCCGCCGGTTGGAAGGCGATGAGCGCCGGCAGCCAACCGACGGGGCAGGTGCATCCGCGCACGCTGGCCTTGCTGGAACGCTCGGGAATTGCGACCGAGGGTCTGCGAAGCAAGTCCTGGGAAGGTCTACCTGAGGCGCCGGACATCGTCATCACTGTTTGTTCCAGCGCCGCTGGCGAGGCCTGCCCCTCCTATCTAGGACCGGTGCCGCGCGCGAACTGGGAAGTGGAAGACCCGGCGCGCGTGACGGGCGCCGATGCAGAGATCGACGCCGCGTTCGCCAGCGCCTACCTCGTCCTTCGGGCGCGCATCGAAGCCTTCCTGACCCTGCCCCTGCGCGAACTCTCGCACGACCGCGAACTGCTGAAGACCGAGCTCGATCGCGTTGGCACGCTTCTCGGTTGA
- a CDS encoding AI-2E family transporter, with product MRLNFQRRVLYTVGVSLASIVLLLLAWQIRDVMLIGFAGFIVAVFFDACAGGVRRVTRLPHGWSLFVTIAVLTGAVVLGGLLFLPSVIAQLNELFVRLPTLLGDLRAALERTSWGNTLLTSLPDTAALSGEAGSVFAGVGSTVSITVSSIADAVFIVVIGVFLAATPGAYQRGLLRLVPSEFEGRVKTLLGEVIATLQAWLIGQSIAMFFVAVFTAVGLTLAGVPFPLALGIIAGLLDLIPFFGPLMAAIPAVLIGFTNGVWTGVWAAVAFLVVQQLEGNVIQPLVQRRAVQIPPAILVLALIVMGKLFGFLGVLVATPLAAVILLLVRHLYVRGVLNKQADGV from the coding sequence ATGAGGCTGAACTTCCAGCGGCGTGTCCTCTATACCGTCGGCGTCTCGCTGGCAAGCATAGTGCTGCTACTGCTGGCGTGGCAGATCCGGGACGTAATGCTGATCGGCTTCGCGGGCTTCATCGTCGCCGTCTTCTTCGACGCCTGTGCCGGAGGCGTGCGCCGCGTCACCCGCTTGCCGCACGGGTGGTCCCTGTTCGTGACCATCGCGGTGCTCACCGGCGCCGTCGTTCTGGGAGGCTTGCTCTTCCTGCCGTCGGTGATAGCACAGTTGAACGAGTTGTTCGTCAGGTTGCCCACGCTGCTGGGTGACCTGAGGGCCGCGCTCGAGCGCACCTCGTGGGGCAATACCCTGCTGACGAGCCTGCCCGACACGGCGGCCCTATCGGGTGAAGCGGGCAGCGTGTTCGCTGGGGTCGGTAGCACCGTGTCCATAACGGTCAGCAGCATTGCCGACGCGGTCTTCATCGTGGTGATCGGGGTCTTCCTGGCGGCAACGCCCGGGGCGTACCAGCGCGGTCTACTGCGCCTCGTGCCAAGCGAGTTCGAGGGGCGCGTCAAGACGCTACTTGGTGAAGTGATCGCCACCCTGCAGGCGTGGCTCATCGGACAGTCGATCGCCATGTTCTTCGTCGCGGTGTTCACGGCAGTCGGCCTCACGCTGGCCGGCGTGCCATTTCCGCTGGCGCTTGGGATCATCGCCGGCCTGCTCGACCTCATTCCGTTCTTCGGACCGCTAATGGCCGCCATCCCGGCAGTACTCATCGGGTTCACGAACGGGGTATGGACGGGGGTGTGGGCCGCCGTGGCCTTCCTCGTGGTTCAGCAGCTCGAAGGCAACGTGATCCAGCCGCTGGTGCAGCGCCGCGCCGTGCAGATCCCCCCGGCCATACTCGTGCTAGCGCTGATAGTGATGGGCAAACTGTTCGGTTTCTTAGGGGTACTTGTGGCCACCCCGCTGGCGGCCGTCATCCTGCTGCTGGTCAGACACCTGTACGTGCGGGGTGTTCTCAACAAGCAAGCCGACGGAGTTTAG
- a CDS encoding DUF2075 domain-containing protein, which yields MLVYTASKTEFIDHVNSNLIVAKVQEGFGARAGRRTVSGSEVAAWNNSLQFMKNVLDVPTIPDDAGVAIEFTIPQTAKRIDFIIAGQGRAPLRPETAVIVELKQWTDVACTAKDGVVATFVGGAVREMAHPSYQAWTYAELLQDYNATVQDDDVTLQACAYLHNSNSPALKLPFYEPWTSKAPVFLRDDVFKLQRFIQRFVHYGDDKELLYRIENGRIRPSKSLADHLAELLAGRPEFRLIDDQKVVYETALDLAEQGSTGQKQVYIVEGGPGTGKSVVAINLLVELTNRGQVVQYVTKNAAPRAVYASKLSGSLRKTRINNLFKGSGAYHDAGPDTFQTLVVDEAHRLNAKSGMFKNRGENQVKEIIDAARCSVFFIDESQRIALDDIGRVGEIEMWAQAAGACLTYGKLESQFRCNGSDGYLAWLDHTLWVRRTANTHLAGSDYDFRVVDSPAELRELIVTENLANNKSRMVAGYCWDWRSKKDPEAFDIEFPEHGFHAQWNLDVDGSLWILQPNSVEQVGCIHTCQGLELDYVGVIVGPDFLVRGGEVVTDGFARSPQDSTLRGFKKRYKQDPAAAMRAADEIVKNTYRTLMSRGAKGCFVWSPDEETNEYFRQSL from the coding sequence ATGCTCGTCTACACCGCTTCCAAGACCGAGTTCATCGACCACGTCAACTCGAACCTGATCGTGGCGAAGGTGCAGGAAGGGTTCGGCGCTCGGGCCGGCCGCAGGACCGTTTCGGGTTCCGAGGTGGCCGCCTGGAACAACTCGCTGCAGTTCATGAAGAACGTGCTGGACGTGCCGACCATTCCCGACGACGCGGGGGTTGCCATCGAGTTCACCATCCCGCAGACGGCTAAGCGCATCGACTTCATCATCGCCGGACAGGGCCGCGCGCCGCTCCGCCCGGAGACCGCCGTGATCGTCGAGCTCAAGCAGTGGACCGACGTTGCCTGCACCGCCAAGGACGGCGTGGTCGCCACGTTCGTGGGCGGCGCCGTCAGGGAGATGGCGCACCCCTCTTACCAGGCCTGGACGTACGCCGAGCTGCTGCAGGATTACAACGCGACCGTTCAGGACGATGACGTCACGCTTCAGGCGTGCGCCTACCTACACAACAGCAACTCGCCCGCCCTGAAACTGCCGTTCTACGAGCCGTGGACGAGCAAGGCGCCCGTCTTTCTGCGAGACGACGTGTTCAAGCTGCAACGCTTCATCCAGCGCTTCGTCCATTACGGCGACGACAAGGAGCTCCTCTACCGGATAGAGAACGGGCGGATCCGACCGTCGAAGTCGCTGGCGGATCACCTCGCGGAACTGCTGGCCGGCCGGCCCGAGTTCCGGCTGATAGACGATCAGAAGGTGGTTTACGAGACCGCGCTCGACCTCGCCGAGCAAGGAAGCACGGGGCAGAAGCAGGTCTACATCGTCGAGGGTGGTCCGGGTACGGGGAAATCGGTGGTGGCCATCAACCTGCTGGTCGAGCTGACGAACAGGGGCCAGGTCGTGCAGTACGTCACGAAGAACGCCGCGCCTCGCGCCGTTTATGCCTCGAAGTTGTCGGGCAGCCTGCGCAAGACGCGCATCAACAACCTGTTCAAGGGCTCAGGCGCGTATCACGACGCCGGGCCCGACACGTTCCAGACGCTGGTAGTAGACGAGGCGCACCGCCTCAACGCCAAGTCGGGCATGTTCAAGAACCGGGGCGAGAATCAGGTCAAGGAGATCATCGACGCGGCCCGGTGCTCCGTGTTCTTCATCGACGAGTCGCAACGCATAGCGCTCGACGACATCGGTCGCGTTGGAGAGATCGAGATGTGGGCGCAAGCGGCGGGCGCGTGCCTGACCTACGGGAAGCTCGAGTCGCAGTTCCGCTGCAACGGCTCGGATGGTTACCTTGCCTGGCTGGATCACACGCTGTGGGTGCGGCGCACCGCCAACACGCACCTGGCGGGCAGCGACTACGACTTCCGGGTCGTCGACTCGCCGGCGGAGTTGCGTGAGCTGATCGTCACCGAGAACCTCGCCAACAACAAGTCGCGGATGGTAGCGGGCTACTGCTGGGACTGGCGCAGCAAGAAGGACCCAGAGGCGTTCGACATCGAGTTCCCCGAGCACGGTTTCCACGCTCAGTGGAATCTGGACGTAGACGGGAGCCTCTGGATCTTGCAACCCAACTCCGTGGAGCAGGTCGGCTGCATCCACACCTGCCAGGGGCTGGAGCTCGATTACGTCGGAGTCATCGTCGGCCCCGACTTCCTCGTCCGCGGTGGTGAGGTGGTGACGGACGGTTTCGCCCGTTCCCCGCAGGACTCTACGCTGAGGGGCTTCAAGAAGCGCTACAAGCAGGATCCCGCCGCAGCGATGAGAGCGGCCGACGAGATCGTCAAGAACACTTACCGCACGCTGATGTCGCGAGGAGCCAAGGGCTGCTTCGTGTGGAGCCCCGACGAGGAGACGAACGAGTACTTCCGCCAGAGCCTCTAG
- a CDS encoding MFS transporter, which translates to MQATTVRSRLLLTGTSLTALLFLAHFFNDFFSGTLAALLPTLQLRFGVGEVTLALFVATLSFSSSVLQPLFGAVADRLGRRLVAALGVATSSAVLSLIAIVPSPTLLVPLLLIGGLGSAAFHPAATTIARQAAGKKRGLALGVFSAGGTVGMAFGPLVIGAFIIGGGLSYTPLLMIPGIVLGALLYLLLPPVAPQNGANRAKLFDLELFKGPVGRLCLAGVLRSISWIAIINGAPLWLVHSKGLSATSPIVFWTITVFTLSGAAGGILAGLIEHRLSRQALVTGSMLLATLPLALFLVSTPGTVPYFLALVLSGVFVNGGLPIMVVAAQDAAPHAVATASGMMMGLTWGTAGVLYLGVGALQNAIGMNAAMWLSLIPLVPGALVAYRVLRARPAAG; encoded by the coding sequence GTGCAGGCAACCACCGTCCGCTCGAGGCTCCTACTGACCGGCACGTCCCTCACGGCGCTGCTGTTCCTCGCTCACTTCTTCAACGACTTCTTCTCCGGAACCCTCGCGGCCCTCCTGCCTACACTGCAGTTGCGCTTCGGCGTCGGCGAAGTGACGCTGGCCTTGTTCGTCGCCACACTCTCGTTCAGTTCGTCGGTGCTGCAGCCGCTGTTCGGAGCGGTGGCCGATCGCCTCGGTAGGCGGCTGGTGGCCGCGCTGGGCGTCGCCACCTCGTCGGCGGTGCTGAGCCTCATCGCCATCGTGCCCTCCCCCACCCTGCTGGTCCCCCTGCTCCTCATCGGGGGCCTCGGCTCCGCGGCGTTCCACCCTGCCGCTACCACCATCGCGAGGCAAGCCGCCGGCAAGAAGCGGGGCCTGGCCCTTGGCGTGTTCAGCGCCGGCGGCACCGTAGGCATGGCGTTCGGACCGCTGGTCATCGGGGCGTTCATCATCGGCGGCGGGTTGAGCTACACACCGCTACTGATGATCCCGGGCATCGTGTTGGGTGCGCTGCTTTATCTGCTGCTCCCTCCCGTCGCGCCTCAGAACGGCGCCAACCGCGCCAAGCTCTTCGACCTGGAGCTCTTCAAGGGGCCCGTGGGACGGCTCTGCCTGGCCGGCGTGCTGCGCTCCATCTCCTGGATTGCCATCATCAACGGCGCGCCCCTATGGCTCGTGCACTCGAAGGGCCTATCCGCCACCAGCCCGATCGTCTTCTGGACCATCACCGTCTTCACGCTCTCCGGGGCCGCCGGAGGCATCCTGGCGGGGCTGATCGAGCACCGCTTGTCCCGCCAGGCACTGGTAACCGGAAGCATGCTCCTCGCCACCCTTCCGCTCGCGCTCTTCCTCGTGAGCACGCCCGGAACCGTGCCCTACTTCCTGGCGCTAGTGCTATCCGGTGTGTTCGTCAACGGTGGACTACCCATCATGGTGGTCGCCGCGCAGGACGCGGCGCCTCACGCCGTGGCAACGGCGTCGGGCATGATGATGGGCCTAACGTGGGGGACGGCCGGCGTGCTCTACCTTGGCGTCGGCGCGCTCCAGAACGCCATCGGGATGAACGCGGCCATGTGGCTGAGCCTCATACCGTTGGTCCCGGGCGCCCTCGTCGCGTACCGCGTCCTACGGGCGCGGCCCGCCGCGGGCTGA
- the tig gene encoding trigger factor — protein sequence MEARLVEKQGVNVTVNVRVDAATVDAAFERVLTNLSRTVKVPGFRPGKTPRGVIEKRVGEEAIGQEVRDSLLDESYPAAMKELELYPIDAHFHAEGAVRGQDYEYVVHADVYPDVELPHLANITLEAEAAVVSDADVEEAIGRLKLENATLVPVDRPVEDNDWVLVAHVTGDDEADEASTFPVHLDRAGDELKGQLLGKVVGDVVDVVLTDQDEEGNPTTSNLKLRVVDVKGKELPSSEAELAIQLGFEDAGELTKRVRESLEADARRTTQDARRDEIVEKLVAGATLDLPGSLVRRRQRTLLQDLAHDLSHQGVTLQRYLDRLEERGKREEFEAELTASAEKGVRRDLVLERLMELRGTELSDAEYQAALKQLAQSRGVDVGRLEHDLGEDYLANYRFFMRRDKALRDFIAELSGEAVPEPDEDDLSEAAEVAADAADLAEDETYGEEGGEPHDHGDEAQES from the coding sequence ATGGAAGCCAGACTCGTAGAGAAGCAGGGCGTCAACGTCACGGTGAACGTGCGCGTGGACGCCGCCACGGTGGACGCCGCCTTCGAGCGTGTGCTCACGAACCTCTCCCGCACCGTGAAGGTGCCCGGCTTCCGGCCCGGCAAGACGCCACGGGGCGTGATCGAGAAGCGCGTGGGCGAGGAGGCGATCGGGCAGGAAGTGCGCGACTCGCTGCTCGACGAGTCCTATCCCGCCGCCATGAAGGAACTCGAGCTCTACCCGATAGACGCCCACTTCCACGCCGAGGGCGCCGTGCGCGGCCAGGACTACGAGTACGTCGTACACGCCGACGTCTACCCGGACGTGGAACTTCCACACCTCGCGAACATCACGCTCGAGGCAGAGGCGGCGGTCGTAAGCGACGCCGACGTCGAAGAGGCCATCGGGCGCCTCAAGCTCGAGAACGCCACCCTCGTGCCCGTCGACCGTCCGGTCGAGGACAACGACTGGGTGTTGGTCGCCCACGTGACGGGTGACGACGAGGCGGACGAGGCCTCCACCTTTCCGGTGCACCTGGACCGCGCCGGCGACGAACTCAAGGGACAGCTACTCGGCAAGGTCGTGGGCGACGTGGTCGACGTCGTGCTCACCGATCAGGACGAGGAGGGCAACCCGACGACTTCCAACTTGAAGCTCAGGGTCGTCGACGTCAAGGGCAAGGAGCTGCCGAGCAGCGAAGCCGAGTTGGCCATCCAGCTCGGCTTCGAAGACGCCGGCGAGTTGACCAAGCGCGTCCGGGAGAGCCTCGAGGCCGACGCGCGGCGGACCACGCAGGACGCGCGCCGCGACGAGATCGTCGAGAAGCTGGTGGCGGGCGCCACACTCGACCTGCCCGGTAGCCTGGTGCGCCGCAGGCAGCGCACCCTCCTGCAAGACCTCGCGCACGACCTCAGCCACCAGGGCGTGACCCTGCAGCGCTACCTCGATCGCTTGGAGGAGCGCGGCAAGCGTGAGGAGTTCGAGGCCGAGTTGACGGCGTCGGCCGAGAAGGGCGTGCGCCGCGACCTGGTATTGGAACGCCTCATGGAGCTTCGCGGCACCGAGCTTTCGGACGCCGAGTACCAGGCTGCCCTCAAGCAGCTGGCGCAATCGCGCGGCGTGGACGTCGGGCGCCTGGAGCACGACCTCGGGGAGGATTACCTCGCCAACTACCGCTTCTTCATGCGGCGCGACAAGGCCCTGCGAGACTTCATAGCGGAGCTTAGCGGCGAGGCGGTGCCGGAGCCCGACGAGGACGACCTGTCGGAGGCTGCCGAAGTCGCCGCCGATGCCGCCGACCTGGCCGAGGACGAGACTTACGGCGAGGAGGGCGGCGAGCCCCACGACCACGGTGACGAGGCCCAAGAGAGCTAG
- a CDS encoding ATP-dependent Clp protease proteolytic subunit produces MPLIPYVIEQTGRGERTYDVFSRLLKERIIFLGSAIDSEVANVVTAQLLLLDSQSSEQPINLFINSPGGEVYAGMAIYDVMQFISAPVHTNCVGIAMSMGSLILTAGAKGHRVALPHSRIMIHAGSAGFPRSSLPDLEVQAREFQDIRGMMEQVYETHTGVSIEQLRRDMDRDYFMSPKQALAYGLIDSVVEPRISGRFEGQQEP; encoded by the coding sequence ATGCCGTTGATCCCATACGTCATTGAGCAGACCGGGCGCGGAGAGCGCACCTACGACGTCTTCAGCCGCTTGCTCAAGGAGCGCATCATCTTCCTCGGTTCCGCCATCGATTCCGAGGTCGCCAACGTCGTCACCGCCCAGCTCCTCCTGCTCGACTCGCAGTCGAGCGAGCAGCCCATCAACCTGTTCATAAACAGCCCGGGTGGCGAGGTTTACGCCGGCATGGCCATCTACGACGTCATGCAGTTCATCTCGGCGCCTGTTCACACGAACTGCGTGGGCATCGCCATGTCGATGGGTTCGCTGATCCTCACGGCCGGCGCCAAGGGGCACCGGGTGGCGCTGCCGCACAGCCGCATCATGATTCACGCCGGGTCGGCTGGGTTCCCGCGCTCCAGCCTTCCGGACCTCGAGGTCCAGGCCCGCGAGTTCCAGGACATCAGGGGCATGATGGAGCAGGTCTACGAGACCCACACGGGGGTCTCGATAGAACAGCTCAGGCGCGACATGGACCGCGACTACTTCATGTCACCCAAGCAGGCCCTCGCCTACGGACTCATCGACAGCGTTGTCGAGCCCCGTATCTCCGGCCGCTTCGAAGGCCAGCAGGAACCCTGA
- the clpX gene encoding ATP-dependent Clp protease ATP-binding subunit ClpX, translating to MTATHCSFCGRSHTEVRFLIAAPGGGAHICDQCAGRVHNVVEGAAAAAAPEFQPLTRAPREIKRELDAYVVEQEAAKRALAVAVYNHSRRIANPNSELQKSNVLLIGPSGTGKTLLAQTLARTLEVPFAIADATTLTEAGYVGDDVENIILRLLQVADYDVAAAERGIIYIDEIDKIGRKSEGASITRDVSGEGVQQALLKIIEGTVTHVPPQGGRKHPHQELIDVDTSNVLFICGGAFEGLDAILKRRLDISPVGFQPTKEPQPTFDSGVLPEDLMAFGLIPELIGRMPVVVQLEELSLEALVAVLTQPRNALVQQYKELFGFDGVKLTFSDAALVEVARRAQARKTGARALRSVLEHALMPLMFEVPGSGITKLHLDVEDLDDPTRLLSAAPQRKSA from the coding sequence ATGACCGCCACCCACTGCAGCTTCTGCGGGCGCTCGCACACCGAGGTGCGCTTCCTCATCGCCGCCCCGGGCGGCGGGGCACACATCTGCGACCAGTGCGCCGGCCGCGTGCATAACGTGGTGGAGGGCGCGGCCGCCGCGGCAGCACCCGAGTTCCAGCCCCTCACGCGCGCCCCGCGCGAGATCAAGCGAGAGCTGGACGCGTACGTCGTCGAGCAAGAGGCCGCCAAGCGCGCCCTGGCGGTGGCCGTGTACAACCATTCACGGCGCATCGCCAACCCCAACTCGGAGTTGCAGAAGAGCAACGTCCTCCTGATCGGACCGTCGGGCACGGGCAAGACGCTTCTCGCCCAGACGCTGGCCCGAACCCTCGAGGTGCCTTTCGCGATCGCCGACGCCACTACCCTCACCGAGGCCGGTTACGTGGGTGACGACGTCGAGAACATCATCCTGCGGCTCCTGCAGGTGGCCGACTACGACGTGGCCGCGGCCGAGCGCGGCATCATCTACATCGACGAGATCGACAAGATCGGCCGTAAGTCCGAGGGGGCGTCCATCACCCGCGACGTGAGCGGCGAGGGCGTGCAGCAGGCACTGCTGAAGATCATCGAGGGCACCGTCACGCACGTGCCGCCACAGGGCGGCCGCAAGCACCCCCACCAGGAACTTATCGACGTAGACACGAGCAACGTGCTGTTCATCTGCGGCGGCGCCTTCGAGGGCCTCGACGCCATCCTGAAGCGACGCCTGGACATCTCGCCGGTCGGCTTCCAACCCACCAAGGAACCGCAGCCCACGTTCGACTCGGGCGTCTTGCCCGAGGACCTGATGGCGTTCGGTCTGATCCCCGAACTGATAGGACGGATGCCCGTAGTCGTTCAACTCGAGGAACTCAGTCTGGAGGCGCTGGTGGCCGTGCTCACCCAGCCCCGCAACGCGTTGGTGCAGCAGTACAAGGAACTGTTCGGGTTCGACGGCGTGAAGCTGACGTTCTCCGACGCCGCCCTGGTGGAGGTGGCGCGCCGCGCACAGGCCCGCAAGACGGGCGCGCGGGCCCTGCGCTCCGTGCTGGAGCACGCGCTCATGCCGCTTATGTTCGAGGTGCCGGGCAGCGGGATCACGAAACTGCACCTAGACGTCGAGGACCTCGACGACCCGACCAGACTGCTGAGCGCGGCGCCCCAACGCAAGAGCGCCTGA